In Streptomyces capitiformicae, one genomic interval encodes:
- the pyk gene encoding pyruvate kinase: MRRSKIVCTLGPAVDSHEQLVALIEAGMNVARFNFSHGSHAEHQGRYDRLRAACAETGKAIGVLADLQGPKIRLETFAEGPVELVRGDEFTITAEDVPGDKQICGTTYKGLPGDVAPGDQVLINDGNVELKVLEVDGPRVRTEVIEGGVISDHKGINLPGAAVNVPALSEKDVEDLRFALRMGCDLVALSFVRDAGDVRDVHKVMDEVGRRVPVIAKVEKPQAVENMEDVVMAFDGVMVARGDLAVEYPLEKVPMVQKRLIELCRRNAKPVIVATQMMESMITNSRPTRAEASDVANAILDGADAVMLSAESSVGAYPLETVRTMSKIVAAAEEELLSKGLQPLVPGKKPRTQGGSIARAACEIADFLGGRALVAFTQSGDTARRLSRYRASQPIIAYTTDESTRNQLALSWGVESHVVPFVNSTDEMVDLVDHEMVKLNRFNVGDIAVITAGSPPGVPGTTNMVRVHHLGGGARD, encoded by the coding sequence ATGCGCCGTTCGAAAATCGTTTGTACTCTCGGCCCCGCGGTCGACTCCCATGAGCAGCTTGTCGCGCTGATCGAGGCCGGCATGAACGTGGCCCGCTTCAATTTCAGCCACGGCAGCCACGCCGAGCACCAGGGCCGCTACGACCGCCTCCGCGCCGCGTGCGCCGAGACCGGCAAGGCCATCGGTGTCCTCGCCGACCTGCAGGGCCCGAAGATCCGTCTGGAGACCTTCGCCGAGGGTCCGGTGGAGCTGGTGCGCGGTGACGAGTTCACCATCACTGCCGAGGACGTGCCGGGCGACAAGCAGATCTGCGGTACGACGTACAAGGGGCTGCCCGGTGACGTCGCCCCCGGCGACCAGGTCCTCATCAACGACGGCAACGTCGAGCTGAAGGTCCTCGAGGTCGACGGTCCGCGGGTGCGCACGGAGGTCATCGAGGGCGGTGTCATCTCGGACCACAAGGGCATCAACCTGCCCGGCGCGGCCGTGAACGTGCCCGCGCTGTCCGAGAAGGACGTCGAGGACCTGCGGTTCGCGCTGCGGATGGGCTGCGACCTGGTGGCGCTCTCCTTCGTCCGGGACGCGGGCGATGTGCGGGACGTCCACAAGGTGATGGACGAGGTGGGCCGCCGGGTCCCCGTCATCGCCAAGGTGGAGAAGCCGCAGGCGGTCGAGAACATGGAGGACGTCGTGATGGCGTTCGACGGCGTGATGGTCGCCCGTGGCGACCTGGCCGTCGAGTACCCGCTCGAGAAGGTCCCCATGGTGCAGAAGCGGCTCATCGAGCTGTGCCGCCGCAACGCCAAGCCGGTGATCGTGGCGACCCAGATGATGGAGTCGATGATCACCAACTCCCGCCCCACGCGCGCCGAGGCGTCCGACGTCGCCAACGCGATCCTGGACGGCGCGGACGCGGTCATGCTGTCGGCGGAGTCCAGCGTGGGCGCGTACCCGCTGGAGACGGTCCGTACGATGTCGAAGATCGTCGCGGCGGCCGAGGAGGAACTGCTCTCCAAGGGCCTCCAGCCGCTGGTGCCGGGCAAGAAGCCGCGGACGCAGGGTGGTTCGATCGCCCGTGCCGCCTGCGAGATCGCCGACTTCCTCGGTGGCCGGGCCCTGGTGGCCTTCACGCAGTCCGGTGACACCGCCCGCCGGCTGTCCCGCTATCGCGCGTCGCAGCCGATCATCGCCTACACCACCGACGAATCCACCCGTAACCAGCTGGCGCTCAGCTGGGGTGTCGAGTCGCATGTCGTGCCGTTCGTGAACAGCACCGACGAGATGGTCGACCTGGTCGACCACGAGATGGTCAAGCTCAACCGTTTCAACGTGGGCGACATCGCCGTCATCACCGCCGGTTCGCCCCCCGGTGTCCCGGGCACCACGAACATGGTCCGGGTGCACCACCTGGGCGGCGGCGCACGCGACTGA
- a CDS encoding tetratricopeptide repeat protein — MGGIGKTALAVEAAHQARAKGWFPGGTLFVDLRGYDDNPVTADQAVLALLDALGVRDADLPERTERQYDAYRTLLTARHERMLLILDNASDPSQYLPLLPGTDQHRVLITSRDSPNALPIRIIDLEALVPDESVALVTCALHDADERDERPSRELDSLRELTALCGHLPLALQIAAAMLRQRRHRSISSLVAEIKEAEDPTIVLDNGSPGTDLYGRSLVLRPVLETSYRRLPPAQARLLRLLSLAPGSETTTEAVTALADLGTEAASLSLLENLAATHLVAPVQSGEGSASVLRWQLHDLVRAFAVSVVARDQGLRKEGETARERVLTFYYRWADAADDRLRWLPGAVEPERFTGRKEALEWLDGERAGLVAAVLWAREERFTDTAVRLAGCLAQYLDWRRYFDDLITTMRAAREATHRAGNVLGESMAWNNLGIALRKVGRRDEAIDAHTCDRDLCQAAKDRPGEADAWNNLGNAFLEADRVEEAINALTRARDLHQVTGNRQGEADAWNNLGSALKKADRTEEAIKGHTRARDLYRVTQDRHGEAVAWNNLGCALPNEEWEEAIEACSRALEIFQEFEDWYETGQTLHNLALAHEEAARTAEARAHHLRAADAFTRANAPDQAAQSRADAENLE, encoded by the coding sequence CTGCGCGGCTACGACGACAACCCGGTTACGGCGGACCAGGCGGTCCTGGCCCTGCTCGACGCGCTTGGTGTACGCGACGCCGACCTGCCGGAGAGGACCGAACGGCAATACGACGCGTACCGCACGCTCCTCACGGCGCGACACGAGCGCATGCTGCTGATCCTGGACAACGCCTCGGACCCGTCCCAGTACCTCCCCCTGCTGCCCGGCACGGACCAACACCGCGTACTGATCACCTCCCGAGACAGCCCGAACGCCCTCCCCATACGCATCATCGACCTCGAAGCCCTCGTGCCGGACGAGTCCGTCGCCCTAGTGACCTGCGCTCTACACGACGCTGACGAACGCGACGAACGCCCGTCCCGCGAACTGGACTCCCTACGCGAACTCACTGCCCTCTGCGGCCACTTGCCGCTTGCTCTCCAAATCGCCGCCGCCATGCTCCGCCAGCGTCGGCACCGCTCCATCTCCTCACTCGTGGCCGAGATCAAGGAGGCCGAGGACCCGACCATCGTGCTCGACAACGGCAGTCCTGGCACAGACCTGTACGGCCGCTCACTCGTCCTCCGGCCTGTCTTGGAGACCTCGTACCGCCGACTGCCACCTGCCCAAGCCCGGTTGCTGCGCCTGCTATCCCTCGCCCCCGGCTCGGAGACAACCACGGAGGCGGTGACTGCCCTGGCCGACCTGGGCACGGAGGCCGCGTCGCTGTCTTTGTTGGAGAACTTGGCCGCCACCCATTTGGTAGCGCCGGTCCAGAGTGGGGAGGGGTCGGCTTCGGTGCTGCGGTGGCAGTTGCATGACCTGGTACGTGCGTTCGCGGTGAGTGTGGTGGCAAGGGATCAGGGTCTACGGAAGGAGGGGGAGACAGCGCGGGAGCGGGTGTTGACGTTCTACTACCGATGGGCGGATGCGGCTGATGACCGGTTGCGGTGGCTGCCGGGGGCGGTGGAACCGGAACGGTTCACGGGCCGGAAGGAGGCATTGGAGTGGCTTGACGGGGAGCGGGCGGGACTGGTGGCAGCTGTGCTGTGGGCGCGCGAGGAGCGCTTCACGGACACAGCAGTGCGGCTGGCCGGATGCCTGGCTCAGTATCTCGACTGGCGGCGGTACTTCGACGACTTGATCACGACCATGCGGGCCGCGCGGGAGGCCACCCACCGTGCCGGGAATGTCTTGGGCGAGTCCATGGCATGGAACAACCTGGGTATCGCCCTACGCAAGGTGGGCCGGAGGGACGAAGCCATCGACGCCCACACCTGCGACCGCGATCTGTGCCAGGCCGCCAAGGACCGACCCGGCGAGGCTGATGCGTGGAACAACCTCGGCAACGCCTTCCTGGAAGCGGACCGGGTGGAGGAAGCGATCAACGCGCTCACCCGCGCCCGCGACCTGCACCAAGTCACCGGGAACCGCCAGGGCGAGGCCGATGCGTGGAACAACCTCGGCAGCGCCCTAAAGAAGGCGGACCGGACGGAAGAGGCGATTAAAGGCCACACCCGCGCCCGCGACCTGTACCGGGTCACCCAGGATCGCCACGGCGAGGCCGTGGCCTGGAACAACCTCGGCTGCGCTCTGCCAAACGAGGAGTGGGAGGAGGCAATCGAGGCGTGCAGCAGGGCCCTGGAGATCTTCCAGGAGTTCGAGGACTGGTACGAGACAGGCCAGACGCTCCACAACCTGGCACTCGCCCACGAGGAGGCCGCCCGCACCGCCGAAGCTCGCGCCCACCATCTCCGGGCCGCCGACGCGTTCACCCGCGCCAACGCCCCGGACCAAGCCGCGCAATCCCGCGCGGACGCGGAGAACCTCGAATAG
- a CDS encoding ATP-binding protein, which produces MSAQLAVLKCPVFGDVPEVVPPSHPEDLDYRLTMSLGPLSPGIARAYTRVVLQTYGMRDIVDPAVQVVGELVACAWKFTPDTEAYLSLRYRNSDLEVVLYDGHRRHGHPKLEAACDARRRGALWVLGCVVRACKGEWGFGEAREPGGGTRMWVVLPRWAARGYSEVR; this is translated from the coding sequence ATGTCCGCACAGCTTGCCGTCCTGAAGTGCCCCGTGTTCGGAGACGTTCCGGAGGTCGTGCCGCCGTCGCATCCCGAGGACCTGGACTATCGCCTCACCATGTCCCTCGGGCCGCTGTCGCCCGGGATCGCCAGGGCGTACACCCGGGTCGTGCTCCAGACGTACGGGATGCGGGACATCGTCGACCCAGCGGTTCAGGTGGTGGGTGAACTCGTCGCCTGCGCCTGGAAGTTCACGCCGGACACGGAGGCGTATCTGTCGCTGCGTTACCGCAACAGTGACTTGGAGGTGGTCCTCTACGACGGGCATCGGCGGCACGGCCATCCGAAGCTGGAGGCGGCTTGCGATGCGCGGAGGAGAGGTGCGCTGTGGGTGTTGGGGTGCGTGGTGCGGGCGTGTAAGGGGGAGTGGGGGTTTGGGGAGGCTCGGGAGCCTGGGGGTGGGACGCGGATGTGGGTGGTGCTGCCGAGGTGGGCGGCTCGGGGGTATTCGGAAGTGAGGTGA
- the pta gene encoding phosphate acetyltransferase, protein MTRSVYVTGIDRGDGRQVVELGIMELLTRQVDRVGVFRPLLHHGPDRLFELLRARYRLSQDPATVYGMDYHEASTLQAEHGIDELVSTLVDRFHAVARDYDVVLVLGTDFADTQFPDELALNARLANEFGASVISVVGGRKQTAESVAAETHNAYRAYAGLGCDVLAMVVNRVAPGDRAEIAERLQDSRLPLPVPSYVLPDEPALAAPTVAQITHALGGKVLLGDDSGLARDALNFVFGGAMLPNFLNALTPGCLVVTPGDRADLVVGALAAHSAGTPPIAGVLLTLNERPSDEVLTLAARLAPGTPVVAVESGSFLTASELFSMEGKLSAVTPRKAETALGLFERYVDTAELRTRVSAPSSDRITPMMFEHTLLEQARSDRRRVVLPEGTEERVLHAAEVLLRRGVCDLTLLGPVDQIRKKAADLGIDLGGCQLIDPQTSEIRDTFAEKYAQYRAHKNVSMELAYDVVSDVNYFGTLMVQEGLADGMVSGSVHSTAATIRPAFEIIKTRPDAGIVSSVFFMCLADKVLVYGDCAVNPDPNAEQLADIAIQSAATARQFGVEPRIAMLSYSTGTSGSGADVDKVREATEIVRSRRPDLKIEGPIQYDAAVEPSVAATKLPDSEVAGQATVLIFPDLNTGNNTYKAVQRSAGALAVGPVLQGLRKPVNDLSRGALVQDIVTTVAITAIQAQTPTTPPAAQ, encoded by the coding sequence GTGACGCGCAGCGTGTACGTGACCGGGATCGACCGCGGCGACGGCCGTCAGGTCGTCGAGCTGGGGATCATGGAGCTCCTGACCCGCCAGGTCGACCGGGTGGGGGTGTTCCGGCCACTGCTGCACCACGGCCCGGACCGGCTCTTCGAACTGCTGCGCGCCCGTTATCGGCTCTCCCAGGACCCGGCGACCGTGTACGGCATGGACTACCACGAGGCGTCCACGCTCCAGGCCGAGCACGGTATCGACGAGCTCGTCTCGACCCTCGTCGACCGGTTCCACGCCGTCGCCCGTGACTACGACGTCGTCCTCGTCCTGGGTACGGATTTCGCCGACACCCAGTTCCCCGACGAGCTGGCCCTCAACGCCCGGCTCGCGAACGAGTTCGGCGCCTCCGTCATCTCCGTCGTCGGCGGGCGGAAGCAGACCGCCGAGTCCGTTGCCGCCGAGACGCACAACGCGTACCGGGCCTACGCGGGGCTCGGCTGCGACGTCCTCGCCATGGTCGTGAACCGGGTCGCGCCCGGCGACCGGGCCGAGATAGCCGAGCGGCTCCAGGACTCCCGGCTGCCGCTCCCCGTCCCCTCCTACGTCCTGCCCGACGAGCCCGCGCTCGCCGCGCCCACCGTCGCCCAGATCACCCACGCCCTCGGCGGCAAGGTGCTTCTCGGCGACGACTCGGGGCTGGCGCGTGACGCGCTGAACTTCGTCTTCGGCGGGGCCATGCTGCCGAACTTCCTCAACGCCCTGACCCCGGGCTGTCTGGTCGTCACCCCGGGCGACCGGGCGGACCTCGTCGTCGGGGCCCTCGCCGCTCACAGCGCGGGCACGCCGCCCATCGCCGGTGTGCTGCTCACCCTCAACGAGCGGCCCAGCGACGAGGTCCTCACCCTCGCCGCCCGGCTCGCGCCCGGCACCCCGGTGGTCGCCGTCGAGAGCGGGTCCTTCCTCACCGCGTCCGAACTCTTCTCCATGGAGGGGAAGTTGAGCGCGGTGACGCCGCGCAAGGCGGAGACGGCGCTCGGGCTCTTCGAGCGGTACGTCGACACGGCCGAGCTGCGCACCCGGGTCTCGGCGCCCAGCAGCGACCGGATCACGCCGATGATGTTCGAGCACACCCTGCTCGAACAGGCCCGCTCCGACCGGCGCCGCGTGGTCCTCCCCGAGGGCACCGAGGAGCGCGTGCTGCACGCGGCCGAGGTGCTCCTGCGCCGGGGTGTCTGCGACCTCACGCTCCTCGGGCCCGTCGACCAGATCCGCAAGAAGGCCGCCGACCTGGGCATCGACCTCGGCGGCTGTCAGCTCATCGACCCGCAGACCTCCGAGATCCGGGACACCTTCGCCGAGAAGTACGCCCAGTACCGGGCCCACAAGAACGTGAGCATGGAGCTGGCGTACGACGTCGTGTCCGACGTGAACTACTTCGGCACGCTCATGGTCCAGGAGGGGCTCGCCGACGGCATGGTGTCGGGGTCGGTGCACTCCACGGCCGCCACCATCCGGCCCGCTTTCGAGATCATCAAGACAAGGCCGGACGCCGGCATCGTCTCGTCCGTCTTCTTCATGTGCCTCGCCGACAAGGTGCTCGTCTACGGCGACTGCGCCGTGAACCCCGACCCGAACGCCGAGCAGCTCGCCGACATCGCCATCCAGTCCGCCGCCACCGCCCGGCAGTTCGGGGTGGAGCCGCGGATCGCGATGCTGTCGTACTCCACCGGTACGTCCGGCTCGGGCGCCGACGTCGACAAGGTGCGGGAGGCAACGGAGATCGTACGGTCCCGGCGGCCCGATCTGAAGATCGAGGGGCCGATCCAGTACGACGCCGCCGTCGAGCCGAGTGTCGCCGCCACCAAGCTGCCCGACTCCGAAGTCGCCGGCCAGGCAACCGTGTTGATCTTCCCGGACCTCAACACCGGCAACAACACCTACAAGGCCGTGCAGCGCTCGGCCGGCGCTCTCGCCGTCGGGCCGGTCCTCCAGGGGCTGCGCAAGCCGGTCAACGACCTGTCCCGCGGCGCCCTGGTCCAGGACATCGTCACCACGGTCGCCATCACCGCGATCCAGGCCCAGACGCCCACCACCCCGCCCGCTGCCCAGTGA
- a CDS encoding helix-turn-helix domain-containing protein — protein MAEQPVVTAAPHPYVVRVHRRSAHERQPQHPTPHPPPPPPPHPQPDAQAAAPPFNAPAARKLRMALGMGPEHVAYGMRTSYGLPYVTPDMVNAWEHGMLAPTSLELTALAGMLWCSPDELIGTPRTLREHRAARGLAAEDVAHAVGIDLSLYLRMEETDEWRGTDRQSAALADVLDLALPDLVAVTGREPKLVELLHNAVTTRWQAYVRPTAKLLLLDKRLLQDVLQEMHTDYQDRTTAGREYLDRIVDHFWTLVQRTSY, from the coding sequence ATGGCTGAACAGCCCGTAGTCACCGCAGCCCCACACCCCTACGTTGTGCGCGTGCACCGACGCTCAGCCCATGAACGGCAGCCCCAGCACCCGACCCCCCACCCACCCCCACCCCCGCCCCCACACCCGCAGCCGGACGCCCAGGCAGCCGCCCCGCCCTTCAACGCCCCGGCAGCTCGAAAACTCCGTATGGCCCTCGGCATGGGACCCGAGCACGTCGCCTACGGGATGCGCACCTCGTACGGGCTCCCCTACGTCACCCCGGACATGGTCAACGCCTGGGAACACGGCATGTTGGCGCCGACGAGCCTCGAACTCACCGCACTCGCGGGCATGTTGTGGTGCTCGCCGGATGAACTCATCGGCACACCCCGGACGTTACGAGAGCACCGCGCGGCGCGTGGGCTCGCCGCCGAGGACGTCGCGCACGCGGTCGGCATCGATCTCTCCCTCTACCTGCGCATGGAGGAGACCGACGAATGGCGCGGCACGGACCGCCAGTCCGCCGCCCTCGCCGACGTACTCGACCTCGCGCTCCCCGACCTCGTCGCCGTCACGGGACGCGAGCCGAAGTTGGTCGAGCTGCTCCACAACGCGGTCACCACACGCTGGCAGGCATACGTACGGCCGACGGCGAAACTCCTGCTCCTCGACAAACGCCTCCTGCAAGACGTCCTCCAGGAGATGCACACCGACTACCAGGACCGAACGACCGCCGGCCGCGAGTACCTGGACCGGATCGTCGACCACTTCTGGACACTGGTCCAGCGAACTTCGTACTAG
- a CDS encoding helix-turn-helix domain-containing protein: protein MPTRPAPTERQKRLGAELRRMRLATGQTTEYAAGLLGLDRTKVSNMEAGVRAISPERIRILASNYDCADKAYIDALVAMADARKRGWWQQYRGTLPQGLLDVAELEWFAARLRSYQTVHIPGLLQLGEYARAIFTAALPPLPKSEVELRVVQRLRRQQLLDREQPEPPRYTAYIHEWALRMQFGGRRAMREQLGHLCESSERDNVDVRVLPVEAGAFPGAGHAVLYADGAVPQLDTVQLDSAHGGEFTHSEAQLAKYRSHMEWWHARTLSPQDSRDLIHSIARQL from the coding sequence ATGCCAACAAGGCCCGCGCCGACGGAACGTCAGAAGCGTCTCGGGGCCGAGCTGCGCAGGATGCGGCTGGCCACCGGGCAGACCACGGAGTACGCCGCCGGGCTGCTCGGTCTGGACCGGACGAAGGTGTCCAACATGGAGGCGGGCGTCCGGGCCATCTCGCCCGAGCGCATCCGGATACTGGCCAGCAACTACGACTGCGCCGACAAGGCATACATCGACGCCCTGGTCGCCATGGCCGACGCACGGAAGCGGGGGTGGTGGCAGCAGTACCGGGGCACGCTGCCCCAAGGACTACTGGACGTCGCCGAGTTGGAGTGGTTCGCCGCGCGGCTGCGCAGCTACCAGACCGTGCACATCCCGGGGCTGCTCCAGCTCGGCGAGTACGCCCGTGCCATCTTCACCGCCGCGCTCCCGCCCCTGCCCAAGTCAGAGGTCGAACTTCGCGTCGTACAACGCCTGCGGCGGCAACAGCTGCTCGACCGTGAGCAGCCCGAGCCCCCGCGCTACACCGCATACATCCACGAGTGGGCCCTGCGCATGCAGTTCGGCGGCCGACGGGCCATGCGCGAGCAGCTCGGCCACCTGTGCGAGTCCTCCGAGCGCGACAACGTCGACGTACGCGTCCTTCCCGTCGAGGCCGGAGCCTTCCCCGGCGCCGGGCACGCCGTCCTCTACGCCGACGGTGCCGTGCCCCAACTCGACACCGTGCAACTGGACTCCGCGCACGGCGGCGAGTTCACTCACTCCGAGGCGCAGCTCGCCAAGTACCGATCGCACATGGAGTGGTGGCACGCCCGCACGCTCAGCCCTCAGGACTCACGCGACCTCATCCACTCCATCGCCCGCCAGCTCTGA
- a CDS encoding ATP-dependent 6-phosphofructokinase, producing the protein MRIGVLTAGGDCPGLNAVIRSVVHRAVAHYGDEVIGFEDGYAGLLDGRYRSLDLESVSGILARGGTILGSSRLQRDRLREACENAQDMAHQFGIDVLIPIGGEGTLTAARMLSDAGLPVVGVPKTIDNDISSTDRTFGFDTAVGVATEAMDRLKTTAESHQRVMVVEVMGRHAGWIALESGMAAGAHGICLPERAFDPADLVKMVEERFARGKKFAVVCVAEGAHPAEGTMDYGHGEIDQFGHERFQGIGAALAYELERRLGKEAKPVILGHIQRGGTPTAYDRVLATRFGWHAVEAAHHGEYGRMTALRGTDIVMVPLAEAVTELKTVPKDRMDEAESVF; encoded by the coding sequence ATGCGTATCGGAGTTCTGACCGCAGGCGGCGACTGTCCGGGCCTGAACGCGGTGATCCGGTCGGTCGTGCACCGAGCGGTCGCCCACTACGGCGACGAGGTCATCGGCTTCGAGGACGGCTACGCCGGTCTCCTCGACGGCCGCTACCGCAGCCTCGACCTGGAGTCCGTCAGCGGCATCCTCGCCCGCGGCGGCACGATCCTGGGCTCGTCACGTCTCCAGCGGGACCGCCTCCGCGAGGCCTGCGAGAACGCGCAGGACATGGCGCATCAGTTCGGCATCGACGTACTCATCCCCATCGGCGGCGAGGGCACGCTGACGGCCGCGCGGATGCTGAGCGACGCCGGTCTGCCGGTGGTCGGTGTCCCGAAGACGATCGACAACGACATCTCGTCGACGGACCGGACCTTCGGTTTCGACACGGCGGTCGGGGTCGCCACGGAGGCGATGGACCGTCTGAAGACGACCGCCGAGTCACACCAGCGCGTGATGGTGGTGGAGGTCATGGGCCGCCACGCCGGATGGATCGCGCTGGAGTCCGGGATGGCGGCGGGTGCGCACGGTATTTGCCTGCCGGAGCGTGCGTTCGACCCCGCTGACCTGGTGAAGATGGTCGAGGAGCGCTTCGCGAGGGGCAAGAAGTTCGCCGTTGTCTGTGTGGCCGAGGGCGCGCATCCCGCCGAGGGCACGATGGACTACGGCCACGGCGAGATCGACCAGTTCGGGCATGAGCGTTTCCAGGGCATCGGCGCCGCCCTCGCGTACGAGCTGGAGCGGCGCCTCGGCAAGGAGGCCAAGCCGGTCATTCTGGGCCACATCCAGCGGGGCGGCACCCCGACCGCGTACGACAGGGTGCTCGCCACGCGCTTCGGCTGGCACGCGGTCGAGGCCGCGCATCACGGGGAGTACGGGCGGATGACCGCGCTGCGCGGGACGGACATCGTGATGGTGCCGCTCGCGGAGGCGGTGACCGAGTTGAAGACGGTGCCGAAGGATCGGATGGATGAGGCGGAGTCGGTGTTCTAG
- a CDS encoding PPOX class F420-dependent oxidoreductase — MTKLDGHIRGRLLAPNFWHLATVGPDGAPQVSPMWVDIERDGESEYVMVNTSVGRVKEENLRRNPSVSLSHIDSGNPYDRAEIRGRVVRFVEGEEAERAMDRLTRKYIGEERYPWLLPGERRLMILIEPVRVRRVVGVEPFRPGKLG; from the coding sequence ATGACGAAGCTGGACGGGCACATACGTGGGCGCCTTCTCGCGCCGAACTTCTGGCACTTGGCGACGGTCGGGCCGGACGGGGCGCCTCAGGTGTCACCCATGTGGGTGGACATCGAGAGGGATGGCGAGAGTGAGTACGTCATGGTCAACACGTCGGTGGGGCGCGTGAAGGAGGAGAACCTCCGGCGCAACCCGAGCGTCTCCCTGTCCCACATCGATTCCGGGAATCCGTACGACCGGGCCGAGATCCGGGGGCGGGTGGTGCGGTTCGTCGAGGGGGAGGAGGCGGAACGGGCCATGGATCGGCTGACGCGGAAGTACATCGGGGAGGAGCGGTATCCGTGGCTCCTGCCCGGGGAGCGGCGCCTGATGATTCTGATCGAGCCGGTGCGGGTGCGGAGGGTTGTGGGGGTGGAGCCGTTCCGGCCGGGGAAGCTGGGTTAG
- a CDS encoding acetate kinase, producing the protein MTATRVLVLNSGSSSVKYQLLDMRDSSRLAVGLVERIGEESSRLKHTPLNDGGASRERTESIADHAAALQAVAEELAKDGLGLDSPELAAIGHRVVHGGQSFTEPTVVNDAVLAEIERLIPVAPLHNPANLTGIRTARALRPDLPQVAVFDTAFHTTMPESAARYAIDVETADTHRIRRYGFHGTSHAYVSRATAELLGRSPEDVNVIVLHLGNGASASAVRGGECVDTSMGLTPLEGLVMGTRSGDMDPAVIFHLMRVGGMSTDEIDTLLNKKSGLIGLCGDNDMREIRRRIDEGDERAKLAFDIYIHRLKKYIGAYYAVLGRVDAIAFTAGVGENSAPVRKAAVAGLEQLGLAVDDELNAVRSDEPRLISPAGARVAVAVVPTDEELEIATQTYALVEA; encoded by the coding sequence GTGACCGCCACCCGCGTCCTCGTCCTCAACTCCGGCTCCTCCTCGGTGAAGTACCAGCTGCTCGACATGCGCGACAGCAGCCGGCTGGCCGTGGGCCTGGTCGAGCGGATCGGCGAGGAGAGCTCCCGGCTGAAGCACACCCCACTCAACGACGGCGGCGCCTCCCGCGAGCGCACGGAGTCGATCGCCGACCACGCGGCCGCCCTCCAGGCCGTCGCCGAGGAACTGGCGAAGGACGGGCTCGGCCTCGACTCGCCCGAACTGGCCGCCATCGGGCACCGCGTCGTGCACGGAGGGCAGAGCTTCACCGAGCCCACGGTCGTGAACGACGCCGTGCTCGCCGAGATCGAGCGGCTGATCCCGGTGGCGCCGCTGCACAACCCGGCCAACCTGACGGGTATCCGTACGGCCCGGGCGCTGCGCCCCGACCTCCCGCAGGTCGCCGTCTTCGACACGGCCTTCCACACGACGATGCCGGAGTCGGCCGCCCGCTACGCGATCGACGTGGAGACCGCCGACACGCACCGCATCCGGCGCTACGGCTTCCACGGCACCTCACACGCGTACGTCTCCCGGGCGACGGCCGAGCTGCTGGGCAGGTCCCCGGAGGACGTGAACGTCATCGTGCTGCACCTCGGCAACGGGGCGTCCGCCTCCGCCGTACGCGGCGGGGAGTGCGTGGACACCTCGATGGGGCTGACGCCTTTGGAGGGGCTGGTGATGGGTACGCGGTCCGGTGACATGGACCCTGCCGTCATCTTTCATTTGATGCGCGTTGGCGGAATGTCCACGGACGAGATCGACACTCTCCTCAACAAGAAGAGCGGTCTGATCGGTCTGTGCGGCGACAACGACATGCGGGAAATACGCCGTCGTATCGACGAGGGCGACGAACGCGCGAAGCTGGCGTTCGACATCTACATTCACCGGTTGAAGAAGTACATCGGTGCCTACTACGCGGTCCTCGGCCGGGTGGACGCGATCGCGTTCACAGCGGGGGTCGGCGAGAACTCGGCGCCCGTGCGGAAGGCCGCCGTGGCGGGCCTGGAGCAACTGGGCCTGGCCGTGGACGACGAGCTCAACGCCGTACGGAGTGACGAGCCGCGGCTGATCTCACCGGCCGGCGCTCGGGTGGCGGTCGCGGTGGTGCCGACGGACGAGGAACTGGAGATCGCGACACAGACATACGCCCTCGTGGAGGCCTGA